The sequence below is a genomic window from Oscillospiraceae bacterium.
GCCGCGATCACCCCCAAGACCAAGGCCCTGATCCTCAACAACCCCTCCAATCCCACCGGCATGATGTACAGCAAGGAGGAGCTGGAGGCGCTGGCCGCGGTGTGCGTCAAGCACGAGGTCTACGTGGTGGCCGACGAGATCTACGCCTGCCTTGCCTACGACGGCAGGGCGTTCACCTCCTTCGCCAGCCTGAGCCCGGAGGCCAGGGCGCTGACGGTGCTGGTCAACGGCGTGTCCAAGGCCTACGCCATGACCGGCTGGCGCATCGGCTACGCCTGCGCCGCCGCCCCCGTCGCCAAGGCCATGGCCAACTATATCAGCCACTCCACCGGATCCCCCTGCGCCATCTCCCAAAAGGCCTCGCTCCAGGCCCTCACCGGCCCCCAGGACAAGGCGGAGGAGATGCGCCGCGCGTTCGAGGCCCGGCGGGACTACATGGTGGAGCGGATGAACGCCATCCCCGGCGTGAGCTGCCTCAAGCCCGAGGGCGCGTTTTACGTGATGATGAACCTGCGCGAGGTGCTGGGGAAGACCATCCGGGGCGTGGAGATCACGGACGACGAGGTCTTTGCCGACACGCTGCTGAAGCAGGGCCTGGTGTCCGTGGTGCCCGGCTCCGGCTTCGGGGCCCCCGGCTTTGTCCGCTGGTCCTACGCCACCTCCATGGACAACATTAAAGAGGGCCTGGACCGTCTGGAGCGCTTCCTGGCAGAGTAAGACAAAAATGAGCGGCGGCGGGCCTTGTGCCCGCCGCCCTTTTGTGATATTCTTTTGGAGTTAAAAAACGAAGTAGAAGGGGTTTGTCCATGAGTAACACCGCGATTTACGAGAGCCCGCTCTCCTCCCGCTACGCCAGCGACGAGATGCTGCACCTCTTTTCCCCGGACAAAAAGTTCTCCACCTGGCGCAGGCTGTGGGTGGCCCTGGCCCGGGCCGAGATGGAGCTGGGCCTGCCTGTTTCCCCGGAGCAGGTGGCCGAGCTGGAGGCCCATCTGGACGACATCGACTATGACAAGGCCGCGGCGTATGAGAAGAAGCTCCGCCACGACGTGATGGCCCACGTGCACACCTATGGTGACGCCTGCCCCAAGGCCATGCCCATCATCCACCTGGGGGCCACCAGCTGCTACGTGGGGGACAACACCGACATCATCCTCATGCGGGAGGGCCTGGTCCTGGTGCGGGACAAGCTGGTGCAGGTGCTCTCCCACCTGGCCGCGTTTGCGCAGCGGTACAAGGCCCTGCCCACACTGGGCTTTACCCATTTCCAGCCCGCCCAGCTCGTGACCGTGGGCAAGCGGGCCACCCTGTGGATGAACGAACTGCTGATGGATCTGGACGAGGTGGAGTACCGCATCTCCACCCTCAAGCTGCTGGGCTCCAAGGGCACCACCGGCACCCAGGCCAGCTTCCTGGAGCTCTTCGAGGGGGACCACGAAAAGGTCAGGCGCCTGGAGGAGAAGATTGCCGCCGAGCTGGGCTTCGACGGCGTGGTGCCCGTGTCGGGGCAGACCTACTCCCGCAAGCTGGACGCCGGGGTGCTGTCCACCCTGTCCGGCGTGGCCCAGAGCGCCAGCAAGTTCGCCACCGACATGCGCCTGCTGTGCCACCTCAAGGAGGTGGAGGAGCCCTTTGAGAAGAACCAGATCGGCTCCTCGGCCATGCCCTATAAGCGCAACCCCATGCGCTGCGAGCGCATCTGCTCCCTGGCCCGCTACGTGATGGTGGATGCCCAGAACCCCGCGATGACCGCGGCCACCCAGTGGTTCGAGCGCACCCTGGACGACTCGGCCAACAAGCGCATCGCCGTGCCAGAGGCCTTCCTGGCCGTGGACGCCATTTTGAATATCTACGCCAACGTGTGCGCCAACCTGGTGGTCCATGAGAAGGTCATCGAGCGCCGCGTGCTGGAGGAGCTGCCCTTCATGGCCAGCGAGAACATCATGATGGACGCGGTAAAGAAGGGCGGCAACCGCCAGGAGCTCCACGAGCGCATCCGGCTCCACGCCCTGGAGGCAGGGCGCAGCGTAAAGGATCTCGGCCTGCCCAACAACCTGATCGATCTGCTCGCCGCCGACCCCCTGTTCGGCATGACCCGCGAGGAGCTCTCCGCCCATCTGGAGCCCGCCCGCTATATCGGCCGCTGCCCGGAGCAGGTGGACGACTTCCTGGCCCGGGAGGTCCGGCCCGTGCTGG
It includes:
- a CDS encoding aminotransferase: MKELSRIAGAVQASTTMAIDSLFKQMKADGVDVIGFAAGEPDFNTPDDIKAAGTAAIEANYTRYTPAAGSLELRQAICGRVKADFGVEYQPSDVVVASGAKHALYIAMRALINPGDEVILPAPYWVSYIELIKIMGAVPVVVSAGEAEGFKLTPEQLAAAITPKTKALILNNPSNPTGMMYSKEELEALAAVCVKHEVYVVADEIYACLAYDGRAFTSFASLSPEARALTVLVNGVSKAYAMTGWRIGYACAAAPVAKAMANYISHSTGSPCAISQKASLQALTGPQDKAEEMRRAFEARRDYMVERMNAIPGVSCLKPEGAFYVMMNLREVLGKTIRGVEITDDEVFADTLLKQGLVSVVPGSGFGAPGFVRWSYATSMDNIKEGLDRLERFLAE
- the purB gene encoding adenylosuccinate lyase, which encodes MSNTAIYESPLSSRYASDEMLHLFSPDKKFSTWRRLWVALARAEMELGLPVSPEQVAELEAHLDDIDYDKAAAYEKKLRHDVMAHVHTYGDACPKAMPIIHLGATSCYVGDNTDIILMREGLVLVRDKLVQVLSHLAAFAQRYKALPTLGFTHFQPAQLVTVGKRATLWMNELLMDLDEVEYRISTLKLLGSKGTTGTQASFLELFEGDHEKVRRLEEKIAAELGFDGVVPVSGQTYSRKLDAGVLSTLSGVAQSASKFATDMRLLCHLKEVEEPFEKNQIGSSAMPYKRNPMRCERICSLARYVMVDAQNPAMTAATQWFERTLDDSANKRIAVPEAFLAVDAILNIYANVCANLVVHEKVIERRVLEELPFMASENIMMDAVKKGGNRQELHERIRLHALEAGRSVKDLGLPNNLIDLLAADPLFGMTREELSAHLEPARYIGRCPEQVDDFLAREVRPVLERYAGALEKQETELKV